A DNA window from Entelurus aequoreus isolate RoL-2023_Sb linkage group LG24, RoL_Eaeq_v1.1, whole genome shotgun sequence contains the following coding sequences:
- the LOC133641474 gene encoding uncharacterized protein LOC133641474 isoform X3: MSLTQKIRQHTQEQTMDCTESSLRTKSTTSRASTRSKASSTEAAATKARAKAEAAKVRLSFAQKEMTLKVEKAQLDVEKAQLEAKMDMLLLEQDAAAALAKVEVLEAAVEGSDRSSSYLHIKQLFEHSVDTLERTKEYIATQAQEPSQIKVESPHQQPSSWNETQHYKPPDVNSIQHSHLQTEHNKHRVGFVSTLQQMTTPSQPEVTSVISPSSNNIRDNHQDYKSGYSSPLHSKSSRTPCQPVYDQGNVADFARYLAHRELVTTSLIKFSDQPCSYRAWKQSFVNSVRGLNITSSEEMDLLVTWLGKESAEHAKRIRAVHVNSPDKGLKRIWDRLETCYGAPEMVEDSLFKRIHSFPKIINRDYSKLHELSDFLIELEAAKEDGDLPGLAYLDTARGINPLVQKLPFNLQEKWLNVGTNYKLQHNVTFPPFYVFVDFIGKQAIIRNDPGFKFAGQIDTSKADRVQWKQIQNREVSVHKIDFQSTAPPINDKQYFEADDPEKQCPIHKKPHMLHKCRAFRAMPLEQRKEVLKENGICFKCCTSTQHIAKNCKCITKCTECESAKHISALHPGPAPWIQVQTPLTQLGGEQDSGPSTEVSARCTDVCGGDQSYKSCSKICLVKIYPSGRPEKSLKVYAIIDEQSNKSLARSEFFEIFNIQSPSSPYTLRTCSGVTETTGRRASGYNIESMDGKVCLTLPSLLECDDLPNNRSEIPTPNAAANHTHLKSVANLIPELDPNASIMLLLGRDIISVHKVRKQVDGPRDGPYAQKLDLGWVIVGNVCLGGVHKPTTVNNFNTITIEQRRPTVFTPCPNVFQVKERHGQFQNPEYSKVTFTKKCKQNDVGATVFRQTKDDNKVGPSIDDITFLQIMERDLKKDITNSWVAPLPFKTPRPKLPDNKVQALKRFSSLRRNFERKPVMKEHFFSFMEKIFQNEHAEIAPQLTSNEERWYLPAFGVYHPKKPGNIRVVFDSSAQYNGVSLNDVLLTGPDLNNTLIGVLLRFRKEAVAITADIQQMYHCFLLREEDRNYLRFLWSRNNNSSEDIMEYRMRVHVFGNCPSPAVAIYCLRQSVKNAEPVVKQFVNRDFYVDDGLTSLPSVEAAVKLLKRTQEVLSDSNLRLHKIASNKGEVMNAFPSQDHAINLKDLDFTSDILPMQRSLGLNWDLMSDTFTFQVADEQKPFTRRGVLSTVNSIYDPLGFLAPVTIQGKLILRELMENNGDWDAPLPQEMEETWSTWRCSLKDLSNLHIPRVYTQASPTAVSKREIVIFCDASTKAIAAVAYLKITEKNGTNHVGFLMGKAKLTPLSEQTVPRLELCSAVLAVELAELITSEMDMEVDITFYSDSKIVLGYISNDTRRFYLYVSNRVQRIRSFSHPEQWKHVSTEANPADIATRSVSAKHLSSTTWLCGPAFLKNAQNDQFQKGPFELSDPSLDTEVRPHVSTLNTTAVIKHLGSQRFSKFSSWRSLIHAIARLTHIARLFQKNPAVKANGCKGWHHCHSANAVEELAHAKKTIIRAVQEDIYAQEYASIKNGKGLSKDNNLKALDPLIDADGLLRIGGRIKEAKLSLEEKSPLIIPGKHHISTLLVRHYHQKIQHQGRLFTEGALRAAGFWIVGGKRRVSSVIYGCVKCRKLRALPQTQKMADLPADRLSTEPPFTNVGLDVFGPWTVSARRTRGGLAQDKSLPFLGSINLWTRRRFSECLIKKRC; this comes from the exons ATGTCTTTAACGCAGAAGATAAGACAGCACACACAAGAACAAACAATGGATTGCACAGAAAGCTCATTACGGACAAAATCTACCACTTCACGTGCTTCAACGAGGTCAAAAGCTTCCTCCACCGAGGCTGCAGCTACCAAAGCACGCGCAAAAGCAGAGGCAGCCAAAGTACGTCTGTCTTTTGCACAAAAAGAAATGACACTCAAAGTGGAAAAAGCACAACTGGACGTGGAAAAAGCACAACTAGAAGCTAAGATGGACATGCTCTTACTGGAGCAGGACGCAGCAGCTGCACTCGCCAAAGTGGAGGTCTTGGAAGCCGCTGTGGAAGGAAGTGATCGAAGCAGCTCCTATCTTCACATCAAGCAGTTGTTTGAACATTCAGTTGACACATTAGAGCGCACAAAAGAATACATAGCCACTCAGGCCCAAGAGCCAAGTCAAATAAAAGTTGAATCACCACACCAACAGCCATCGTCATGGAATGAAACACAACATTATAAACCACCAGATGTGAACTCCATTCAACACTCACATCTCCAGACAGAGCACAATAAACACAGAGTTGGGTTTGTTTCTACCCTACAACAAATGACGACACCTTCACAGCCAGAAGTCACATCAGTCATCAGTCCATCTTCAAACAACATACGAGACAATCACCAAGATTACAAGTCAGGCTACAGTTCTCCTTTGCATTCAAAGTCCAGCCGTACACCTTGTCAGCCTGTCTACGATCAAGGGAATGTGGCAGACTTCGCAAGATATCTAGCTCACCGTGAGCTAGTCACAACGAGTCTGATAAAGTTCAGTGACCAGCCATGCAGTTACAGGGCATGGAAACAGTCCTTTGTGAACTCAGTCAGAGGCCTCAACATAACGTCCAGTGAAGAAATGGATTTGTTGGTCACGTGGCTAGGGAAGGAGTCAGCTGAGCATGCAAAACGCATCAGGGCTGTCCATGTCAACTCCCCAGACAAAGGCCTAAAAAGGATATGGGACAGACTGGAAACCTGTTACGGCGCACCCGAAATGGTGGAGGATTCACTCTTTAAACGGATCCACAGCTTCCCTAAAATCATCAACAGAGACTATTCAAAGCTCCATGAGTTGAGTGATTTTCTCATAGAATTGGAGGCAGCCAAGGAAGATGGAGACCTGCCTGGCCTTGCATATTTGGACACAGCGCGTGGGATAAACCCATTAGTTCAAAAGTTACCATTCAACCTCCAAGAAAAGTGGCTCAACGTTGGCACAAACTACAAATTACAACACAATGTAACATTTCCCcccttttatgtttttgttgacttCATTGGAAAACAAGCTATAATTAGGAATGACCCAGGCTTCAAGTTTGCAGGTCAAATTGACACCTCAAAAGCAGACAGAGTCCAATGGAAGCAGATCCAAAATAGAGAAGTCTCAGTTCATAAGATCGATTTCCAGTCTACTGCCCCTCCTATTAATGACAAGCAATACTTTGAAGCTGATGATCCTGAGAAACAATGCCCAATTCATAAAAAACCTCACATGCTCCATAAATGTCGGGCCTTCCGTGCAATGCCGTTGGAACAACGCAAGGAAGTCCTGAAAGAGAATGGCAtatgttttaagtgttgcacaTCCACTCAACATATAGCAAAAAACTGTAAATGTATTACCAAGTGCACTGAGTGTGAGAGCGCAAAGCACATTTCTGCACTTCATCCTGGACCTGCACCATGGATCCAGGTCCAAACCCCCCTGACACAGCTTGGCGGGGAGCAAGACTCAGGACCTTCAACTGAGGTCAGTGCTCGATGTACAGATGTATGTGGTGGCGATCAAAGCTACAAATCCTGCTCAAAGATCTGCCTTGTTAAAATATATCCTAGCGGCCGTCCTGAGAAATCCCTGAAAGTTTATGCAATCATCGACGAGCAGAGTAACAAGTCCCTTGCTCGTTCAGAGTTCTTTGAGATCTTCAACATTCAAAGTCCTTCATCTCCATACACACTCCGAACCTGCTCTGGAGTGACGGAAACCACTGGGAGAAGAGCTTCAGGCTACAACATTGAATCCATGGATGGAAAAGTGTGCCTCACTTTACCAAGCCTCCTGGAATGTGATGATCTACCTAACAACAGATCAGAAATCCCAACACCTAATGCTGCAGCCAACCATACTCACCTCAAATCAGTTGCTAACCTCATCCCAGAGCTGGATCCTAACGCGTCCATCATGCTTCTCCTTGGGAGAGACATCATCTCTGTCCACAAAGTGCGCAAACAGGTTGATGGGCCACGCGATGGTCCCTATGCTCAAAAACTTGACCTGGGATGGGTGATCGTTGGAAATGTATGCTTGGGAGGTGTTCACAAGCCGACCACAGTGAATAACTTCAACACCATTACAATTGAACAAAGGCGTCCCACAGTCTTTACACCTTGTCCTAACGTGTTTCAAGtcaaggagagacatggccagttTCAAAACCCTGAATACTCAAAGGTAACCTTCACAAAGAAATGTAAGCAAAATGACGTGGGCGCTACAGTGTTTCGGCAGACCAAAGATGACAACAAAGTCGGTCCATCCattgatgacatcaccttcctGCAAATCATGGAGAGGGATTTGAAAAAGGACATAACCAACAGCTGGGTAGCTCCGCTGCCATTTAAGACTCCAAGGCCCAAGCTTCCTGACAACAAAGTTCAAGCCTTGAAGCGTTTTTCCTCTTTGAGACGCAACTTCGAAAGAAAACCAGTGATGAAAGAGCACTTTTTTAGCTTCATGGAAAAGATCTTTCAAAATGAACATGCTGAAATAGCCCCTCAACTCACATCTAATGAAGAAAGATGGTATTTACCAGCCTTTGGTGTTTACCATCCCAAGAAACCTGGGAACATCCGTGTGGTGTTTGACTCCAGCGCCCAATACAATGGTGTGTCACTAAACGACGTGCTGTTAACTGGACCCGACCTCAACAACACCCTTATAGGGGTACTCCTCAGGTTTCGCAAAGAAGCTGTAGCCATAACAGCAGACATTCAGCAGATGTACCACTGTTTCTTACTCAGAGAAGAAGACCGCAATTATCTCAGGTTTTTATGGTCCAGAAACAACAACTCATCTGAAGACATCATGGAATACAGAATGAGGGTCCATGTCTTTGGAAATTGTCCCTCTCCCGCAGTGGCCATCTACTGTTTAAGACAGTCAGTGAAAAATGCAGAGCCCGTTGTAAAGCAGTTTGTCAACCGTGACTTTTATGTAGATGACGGGCTAACGTCACTTCCCTCCGTCGAAGCTGCAGTGAAGCTGCTCAAGAGGACGCAAGAGGTTCTGTCAGACTCAAACTTGAGGCTTCACAAAATCGCCTCAAATAAAGGAGAAGTTATGAACGCTTTCCCATCTCAGGACCATGCCATCAACTTAAAGGACCTGGACTTCACTTCAGATATCTTGCCCATGCAACGTAGTCTGGGACTTAACTGGGATCTAATGTCAGACACATTTACCTTTCAAGTAGCTGATGAGCAAAAGCCTTTCACCCGCAGAGGTGTCTTGTCAACTGTCAACAGCATCTATGATCCCCTAGGATTTCTTGCCCCTGTCACCATACAAGGCAAACTGATCCTGCGTGAGCTCATGGAGAACAACGGAGATTGGGATGCACCTCTTCCTCAAGAAATGGAAGAGACATGGTCAACGTGGCGATGCTCATTGAAAGATCTCAGCAATCTCCACATCCCAAGAGTTTACACACAGGCCTCTCCTACAGCGGTGTCAAAAAGAGAGATAGTCATCTTTTGTGACGCTTCCACAAAGGCAATTGCAGCAGTTGCATACTTAAAGATAACAGAGAAAAATGGAACCAACCACGTGGGCTTTCTCATGGGAAAAGCCAAGCTTACGCCCTTGTCAGAACAAACTGTCCCTAGACTTGAGCTTTGTTCTGCAGTATTAGCGGTGGAGCTTGCCGAGCTCATCACCTCAGAGATGGACATGGAGGTTGACATCACTTTCTACAGCGACAGCAAAATCGTTCTTGGTTACATCAGCAATGATACTAGACGTTTTTACCTGTATGTAAGCAACCGAGTTCAACGGATAAGAAGCTTTTCTCACCCTGAGCAATGGAAACATGTCTCCACTGAAGCAAACCCTGCAGACATAGCCACAAGGTCTGTGTCAGCGAAACACCTGTCCAGTACCACCTGGCTTTGTGGACCAGCATTCCTGAAGAACGCTCAGAATGACCAGTTTCAAAAGGGCCCTTTTGAGTTGTCTGAcccctctttggatacagaggtcCGCCCGCATGTTTCAACATTGAACACCACTGCAGTAATCAAACACCTGGGTTCTCAACGCTTCTCCAAGTTCTCCAGTTGGAGATCATTGATCCATGCCATTGCTCGTCTCACTCACATTGCTCGCCTCTTTCAAAAGAATCCTGCAGTAAAAGCTAACGGCTGCAAAGGCTGGCATCATTGCCACTCAGCAAATGCTGTTGAGGAACTTGCACATGCTAAGAAAACCATCATTCGTGCAGTTCAAGAAGACATATATGCTCAAGAGTATGCTTCCATCAAAAATGGTAAAGGGCTTTCCAAAGACAATAATCTCAAAGCCTTAGACCCTCTCATTGATGCCGATGGTCTGCTAAGAATTGGGGGTCGCATAAAAGAAGCCAAACTCTCTTTGGAGGAGAAATCGCCTCTCATAATCCCTGGCAAGCACCATATTTCCACGCTTCTGGTCAGGCACTACCATCAGAAAATACAACACCAGGGCAGATTATTCACTGAAGGTGCTTTAAGAGCTGCTGGATTTTGGATTGTTGGTGGTAAAAGACGAGTCAGCAGTGTGATCTATGGATGTGTTAAATGCCGCAAACTTCGCGCTTTGCCTCAGACTCAAAAGATGGCTGATCTTCCAGCTGATCGCCTGTCCACTGAACCTCCATTTACCAACGTTGGGCTGGACGTTTTTGGACCTTGGACAGTGTCTGCACGTCGTACACGAGGTGGCCTTGCACAAGACAAAAG TTTACCCTTTTTAGGGTCAATAAACCTGTGGACAAGAAGACGTTTTTCAGAGTGTTTGATCAAGAAAAGGTGTTAG
- the LOC133641474 gene encoding uncharacterized protein LOC133641474 isoform X1, which produces MSLTQKIRQHTQEQTMDCTESSLRTKSTTSRASTRSKASSTEAAATKARAKAEAAKVRLSFAQKEMTLKVEKAQLDVEKAQLEAKMDMLLLEQDAAAALAKVEVLEAAVEGSDRSSSYLHIKQLFEHSVDTLERTKEYIATQAQEPSQIKVESPHQQPSSWNETQHYKPPDVNSIQHSHLQTEHNKHRVGFVSTLQQMTTPSQPEVTSVISPSSNNIRDNHQDYKSGYSSPLHSKSSRTPCQPVYDQGNVADFARYLAHRELVTTSLIKFSDQPCSYRAWKQSFVNSVRGLNITSSEEMDLLVTWLGKESAEHAKRIRAVHVNSPDKGLKRIWDRLETCYGAPEMVEDSLFKRIHSFPKIINRDYSKLHELSDFLIELEAAKEDGDLPGLAYLDTARGINPLVQKLPFNLQEKWLNVGTNYKLQHNVTFPPFYVFVDFIGKQAIIRNDPGFKFAGQIDTSKADRVQWKQIQNREVSVHKIDFQSTAPPINDKQYFEADDPEKQCPIHKKPHMLHKCRAFRAMPLEQRKEVLKENGICFKCCTSTQHIAKNCKCITKCTECESAKHISALHPGPAPWIQVQTPLTQLGGEQDSGPSTEVSARCTDVCGGDQSYKSCSKICLVKIYPSGRPEKSLKVYAIIDEQSNKSLARSEFFEIFNIQSPSSPYTLRTCSGVTETTGRRASGYNIESMDGKVCLTLPSLLECDDLPNNRSEIPTPNAAANHTHLKSVANLIPELDPNASIMLLLGRDIISVHKVRKQVDGPRDGPYAQKLDLGWVIVGNVCLGGVHKPTTVNNFNTITIEQRRPTVFTPCPNVFQVKERHGQFQNPEYSKVTFTKKCKQNDVGATVFRQTKDDNKVGPSIDDITFLQIMERDLKKDITNSWVAPLPFKTPRPKLPDNKVQALKRFSSLRRNFERKPVMKEHFFSFMEKIFQNEHAEIAPQLTSNEERWYLPAFGVYHPKKPGNIRVVFDSSAQYNGVSLNDVLLTGPDLNNTLIGVLLRFRKEAVAITADIQQMYHCFLLREEDRNYLRFLWSRNNNSSEDIMEYRMRVHVFGNCPSPAVAIYCLRQSVKNAEPVVKQFVNRDFYVDDGLTSLPSVEAAVKLLKRTQEVLSDSNLRLHKIASNKGEVMNAFPSQDHAINLKDLDFTSDILPMQRSLGLNWDLMSDTFTFQVADEQKPFTRRGVLSTVNSIYDPLGFLAPVTIQGKLILRELMENNGDWDAPLPQEMEETWSTWRCSLKDLSNLHIPRVYTQASPTAVSKREIVIFCDASTKAIAAVAYLKITEKNGTNHVGFLMGKAKLTPLSEQTVPRLELCSAVLAVELAELITSEMDMEVDITFYSDSKIVLGYISNDTRRFYLYVSNRVQRIRSFSHPEQWKHVSTEANPADIATRSVSAKHLSSTTWLCGPAFLKNAQNDQFQKGPFELSDPSLDTEVRPHVSTLNTTAVIKHLGSQRFSKFSSWRSLIHAIARLTHIARLFQKNPAVKANGCKGWHHCHSANAVEELAHAKKTIIRAVQEDIYAQEYASIKNGKGLSKDNNLKALDPLIDADGLLRIGGRIKEAKLSLEEKSPLIIPGKHHISTLLVRHYHQKIQHQGRLFTEGALRAAGFWIVGGKRRVSSVIYGCVKCRKLRALPQTQKMADLPADRLSTEPPFTNVGLDVFGPWTVSARRTRGGLAQDKRWAVLFTCMSVRAVHIEVIESLDTSCFINALRRFLAIRGPVKLIRSDRGTNFISACKELKIPSNIDNTSVEKFLSDQDCRWMFNVPHASHMGGPWERMIGVARRILDAMFLQLGTSKLTHEGLSTLMAEVTAIINARPLVPVSTDPDDPQILSPATLLTQKVSPSTAPVGDWVKDLHKQQWRQIQHLAQTFWNKWKKQYLSTLQPRRKWHSPHPNLLPGSVVLLKDDQLKRNHWPLGLITQVFPSKDGRVRKVEIKVSRKDGTKVFLRPVTETILLMAPEKP; this is translated from the coding sequence ATGTCTTTAACGCAGAAGATAAGACAGCACACACAAGAACAAACAATGGATTGCACAGAAAGCTCATTACGGACAAAATCTACCACTTCACGTGCTTCAACGAGGTCAAAAGCTTCCTCCACCGAGGCTGCAGCTACCAAAGCACGCGCAAAAGCAGAGGCAGCCAAAGTACGTCTGTCTTTTGCACAAAAAGAAATGACACTCAAAGTGGAAAAAGCACAACTGGACGTGGAAAAAGCACAACTAGAAGCTAAGATGGACATGCTCTTACTGGAGCAGGACGCAGCAGCTGCACTCGCCAAAGTGGAGGTCTTGGAAGCCGCTGTGGAAGGAAGTGATCGAAGCAGCTCCTATCTTCACATCAAGCAGTTGTTTGAACATTCAGTTGACACATTAGAGCGCACAAAAGAATACATAGCCACTCAGGCCCAAGAGCCAAGTCAAATAAAAGTTGAATCACCACACCAACAGCCATCGTCATGGAATGAAACACAACATTATAAACCACCAGATGTGAACTCCATTCAACACTCACATCTCCAGACAGAGCACAATAAACACAGAGTTGGGTTTGTTTCTACCCTACAACAAATGACGACACCTTCACAGCCAGAAGTCACATCAGTCATCAGTCCATCTTCAAACAACATACGAGACAATCACCAAGATTACAAGTCAGGCTACAGTTCTCCTTTGCATTCAAAGTCCAGCCGTACACCTTGTCAGCCTGTCTACGATCAAGGGAATGTGGCAGACTTCGCAAGATATCTAGCTCACCGTGAGCTAGTCACAACGAGTCTGATAAAGTTCAGTGACCAGCCATGCAGTTACAGGGCATGGAAACAGTCCTTTGTGAACTCAGTCAGAGGCCTCAACATAACGTCCAGTGAAGAAATGGATTTGTTGGTCACGTGGCTAGGGAAGGAGTCAGCTGAGCATGCAAAACGCATCAGGGCTGTCCATGTCAACTCCCCAGACAAAGGCCTAAAAAGGATATGGGACAGACTGGAAACCTGTTACGGCGCACCCGAAATGGTGGAGGATTCACTCTTTAAACGGATCCACAGCTTCCCTAAAATCATCAACAGAGACTATTCAAAGCTCCATGAGTTGAGTGATTTTCTCATAGAATTGGAGGCAGCCAAGGAAGATGGAGACCTGCCTGGCCTTGCATATTTGGACACAGCGCGTGGGATAAACCCATTAGTTCAAAAGTTACCATTCAACCTCCAAGAAAAGTGGCTCAACGTTGGCACAAACTACAAATTACAACACAATGTAACATTTCCCcccttttatgtttttgttgacttCATTGGAAAACAAGCTATAATTAGGAATGACCCAGGCTTCAAGTTTGCAGGTCAAATTGACACCTCAAAAGCAGACAGAGTCCAATGGAAGCAGATCCAAAATAGAGAAGTCTCAGTTCATAAGATCGATTTCCAGTCTACTGCCCCTCCTATTAATGACAAGCAATACTTTGAAGCTGATGATCCTGAGAAACAATGCCCAATTCATAAAAAACCTCACATGCTCCATAAATGTCGGGCCTTCCGTGCAATGCCGTTGGAACAACGCAAGGAAGTCCTGAAAGAGAATGGCAtatgttttaagtgttgcacaTCCACTCAACATATAGCAAAAAACTGTAAATGTATTACCAAGTGCACTGAGTGTGAGAGCGCAAAGCACATTTCTGCACTTCATCCTGGACCTGCACCATGGATCCAGGTCCAAACCCCCCTGACACAGCTTGGCGGGGAGCAAGACTCAGGACCTTCAACTGAGGTCAGTGCTCGATGTACAGATGTATGTGGTGGCGATCAAAGCTACAAATCCTGCTCAAAGATCTGCCTTGTTAAAATATATCCTAGCGGCCGTCCTGAGAAATCCCTGAAAGTTTATGCAATCATCGACGAGCAGAGTAACAAGTCCCTTGCTCGTTCAGAGTTCTTTGAGATCTTCAACATTCAAAGTCCTTCATCTCCATACACACTCCGAACCTGCTCTGGAGTGACGGAAACCACTGGGAGAAGAGCTTCAGGCTACAACATTGAATCCATGGATGGAAAAGTGTGCCTCACTTTACCAAGCCTCCTGGAATGTGATGATCTACCTAACAACAGATCAGAAATCCCAACACCTAATGCTGCAGCCAACCATACTCACCTCAAATCAGTTGCTAACCTCATCCCAGAGCTGGATCCTAACGCGTCCATCATGCTTCTCCTTGGGAGAGACATCATCTCTGTCCACAAAGTGCGCAAACAGGTTGATGGGCCACGCGATGGTCCCTATGCTCAAAAACTTGACCTGGGATGGGTGATCGTTGGAAATGTATGCTTGGGAGGTGTTCACAAGCCGACCACAGTGAATAACTTCAACACCATTACAATTGAACAAAGGCGTCCCACAGTCTTTACACCTTGTCCTAACGTGTTTCAAGtcaaggagagacatggccagttTCAAAACCCTGAATACTCAAAGGTAACCTTCACAAAGAAATGTAAGCAAAATGACGTGGGCGCTACAGTGTTTCGGCAGACCAAAGATGACAACAAAGTCGGTCCATCCattgatgacatcaccttcctGCAAATCATGGAGAGGGATTTGAAAAAGGACATAACCAACAGCTGGGTAGCTCCGCTGCCATTTAAGACTCCAAGGCCCAAGCTTCCTGACAACAAAGTTCAAGCCTTGAAGCGTTTTTCCTCTTTGAGACGCAACTTCGAAAGAAAACCAGTGATGAAAGAGCACTTTTTTAGCTTCATGGAAAAGATCTTTCAAAATGAACATGCTGAAATAGCCCCTCAACTCACATCTAATGAAGAAAGATGGTATTTACCAGCCTTTGGTGTTTACCATCCCAAGAAACCTGGGAACATCCGTGTGGTGTTTGACTCCAGCGCCCAATACAATGGTGTGTCACTAAACGACGTGCTGTTAACTGGACCCGACCTCAACAACACCCTTATAGGGGTACTCCTCAGGTTTCGCAAAGAAGCTGTAGCCATAACAGCAGACATTCAGCAGATGTACCACTGTTTCTTACTCAGAGAAGAAGACCGCAATTATCTCAGGTTTTTATGGTCCAGAAACAACAACTCATCTGAAGACATCATGGAATACAGAATGAGGGTCCATGTCTTTGGAAATTGTCCCTCTCCCGCAGTGGCCATCTACTGTTTAAGACAGTCAGTGAAAAATGCAGAGCCCGTTGTAAAGCAGTTTGTCAACCGTGACTTTTATGTAGATGACGGGCTAACGTCACTTCCCTCCGTCGAAGCTGCAGTGAAGCTGCTCAAGAGGACGCAAGAGGTTCTGTCAGACTCAAACTTGAGGCTTCACAAAATCGCCTCAAATAAAGGAGAAGTTATGAACGCTTTCCCATCTCAGGACCATGCCATCAACTTAAAGGACCTGGACTTCACTTCAGATATCTTGCCCATGCAACGTAGTCTGGGACTTAACTGGGATCTAATGTCAGACACATTTACCTTTCAAGTAGCTGATGAGCAAAAGCCTTTCACCCGCAGAGGTGTCTTGTCAACTGTCAACAGCATCTATGATCCCCTAGGATTTCTTGCCCCTGTCACCATACAAGGCAAACTGATCCTGCGTGAGCTCATGGAGAACAACGGAGATTGGGATGCACCTCTTCCTCAAGAAATGGAAGAGACATGGTCAACGTGGCGATGCTCATTGAAAGATCTCAGCAATCTCCACATCCCAAGAGTTTACACACAGGCCTCTCCTACAGCGGTGTCAAAAAGAGAGATAGTCATCTTTTGTGACGCTTCCACAAAGGCAATTGCAGCAGTTGCATACTTAAAGATAACAGAGAAAAATGGAACCAACCACGTGGGCTTTCTCATGGGAAAAGCCAAGCTTACGCCCTTGTCAGAACAAACTGTCCCTAGACTTGAGCTTTGTTCTGCAGTATTAGCGGTGGAGCTTGCCGAGCTCATCACCTCAGAGATGGACATGGAGGTTGACATCACTTTCTACAGCGACAGCAAAATCGTTCTTGGTTACATCAGCAATGATACTAGACGTTTTTACCTGTATGTAAGCAACCGAGTTCAACGGATAAGAAGCTTTTCTCACCCTGAGCAATGGAAACATGTCTCCACTGAAGCAAACCCTGCAGACATAGCCACAAGGTCTGTGTCAGCGAAACACCTGTCCAGTACCACCTGGCTTTGTGGACCAGCATTCCTGAAGAACGCTCAGAATGACCAGTTTCAAAAGGGCCCTTTTGAGTTGTCTGAcccctctttggatacagaggtcCGCCCGCATGTTTCAACATTGAACACCACTGCAGTAATCAAACACCTGGGTTCTCAACGCTTCTCCAAGTTCTCCAGTTGGAGATCATTGATCCATGCCATTGCTCGTCTCACTCACATTGCTCGCCTCTTTCAAAAGAATCCTGCAGTAAAAGCTAACGGCTGCAAAGGCTGGCATCATTGCCACTCAGCAAATGCTGTTGAGGAACTTGCACATGCTAAGAAAACCATCATTCGTGCAGTTCAAGAAGACATATATGCTCAAGAGTATGCTTCCATCAAAAATGGTAAAGGGCTTTCCAAAGACAATAATCTCAAAGCCTTAGACCCTCTCATTGATGCCGATGGTCTGCTAAGAATTGGGGGTCGCATAAAAGAAGCCAAACTCTCTTTGGAGGAGAAATCGCCTCTCATAATCCCTGGCAAGCACCATATTTCCACGCTTCTGGTCAGGCACTACCATCAGAAAATACAACACCAGGGCAGATTATTCACTGAAGGTGCTTTAAGAGCTGCTGGATTTTGGATTGTTGGTGGTAAAAGACGAGTCAGCAGTGTGATCTATGGATGTGTTAAATGCCGCAAACTTCGCGCTTTGCCTCAGACTCAAAAGATGGCTGATCTTCCAGCTGATCGCCTGTCCACTGAACCTCCATTTACCAACGTTGGGCTGGACGTTTTTGGACCTTGGACAGTGTCTGCACGTCGTACACGAGGTGGCCTTGCACAAGACAAAAGGTGGGCCGTACTATTCACCTGTATGAGTGTCAGAGCCGTGCACATAGAGGTCATTGAATCATTAGACACGTCATGTTTCATCAATGCCTTAAGGCGTTTCCTTGCTATCAGGGGCCCAGTGAAATTAATTCGGTCCGATAGAGGCACCAACTTCATAAGTGCATGCAAAGAGCTCAAGATTCCATCCAACATTGATAACACATCTGTAGAAAAGTTTTTGTCCGATCAAGATTGCAGATGGATGTTCAACGTGCCTCACGCATCTCACATGGGTGGGCCATGGGAGAGGATGATTGGTGTGGCAAGAAGGATCCTTGACGCCATGTTCCTGCAGCTTGGGACCTCAAAGCTGACCCACGAGGGTCTCTCCACACTTATGGCAGAGGTGACTGCCATCATCAATGCCAGACCTCTTGTACCAGTGTCCACCGACCCAGATGACCCGCAAATACTCTCACCAGCAACACTCCTCACACAAAAGGTCAGTCCTTCAACTGCTCCCGTAGGCGACTGGGTAAAAGATCTCCACAAGCAACAGTGGCGTCAAATCCAGCATTTGGCTCAAACCTTTTGGAACAAATGGAAGAAGCAATACCTATCCACACTTCAGCCACGGAGGAAGTGGCATTCACCCCACCCTAACCTCCTGCCTGGAAGTGTAGTGCTCCTCAAAGATGACCAACTGAAGAGAAACCATTGGCCTTTAGGACTAATTACACAAGTCTTCCCAAGCAAAGATGGCAGAGTTCGcaaagtggagataaaagtctccAGAAAGGATGGGACCAAAGTGTTCCTGCGGCCGGTCACAGAGACAATCCTGCTTATGGCACCAGAGAAGCCATAG